Proteins encoded together in one candidate division WOR-3 bacterium window:
- a CDS encoding 2-oxoacid:ferredoxin oxidoreductase subunit beta has protein sequence MSDATVNIAGLEQHPLDDLLRVDRIPHIWCPTCGLGIVLNSFLTAVRESAIPRQDLVVVSGIGCTGRAAGYVNLDSFHTTHGRAIPFAIGLKLGNPQLKVVIISGDGDLVSIGGNHLIHAARRNMDLTVICVNNFNYAMTGGQFGPTTPQGAKLTTAPYGSFEHPFNIPFLVDSCGATYVARWTVLHVRQMTQAFKEALMHSGFSFVEVISPCPTVYGRRNQLGSGLEIVKYYQEKSVVRNDIDTRECEITYQGPIVVGRFVQKQKPTYLEMMNQFLRTTVGEKFVPYQGPMEDGD, from the coding sequence ATGAGTGATGCGACGGTCAATATCGCCGGACTGGAACAGCACCCGCTTGACGACCTGTTAAGGGTGGACCGCATACCCCATATCTGGTGTCCGACCTGTGGCCTGGGTATTGTTTTGAACTCTTTTCTCACGGCGGTGCGGGAGAGTGCAATTCCCCGGCAGGACCTGGTAGTTGTGTCCGGTATCGGTTGCACGGGCCGCGCCGCTGGTTACGTGAACCTCGACTCATTTCACACCACCCATGGCCGGGCGATACCGTTTGCGATTGGTTTAAAATTGGGCAATCCGCAACTGAAGGTGGTGATTATCTCCGGCGACGGTGACTTGGTGTCGATTGGCGGCAACCACCTTATCCATGCGGCGCGGCGCAATATGGATTTGACCGTAATCTGTGTAAACAACTTCAACTATGCGATGACGGGCGGTCAGTTTGGACCAACGACACCCCAGGGCGCGAAGTTGACGACGGCGCCTTACGGCAGTTTTGAGCACCCGTTTAACATTCCATTTCTTGTTGACTCCTGCGGGGCAACCTATGTGGCACGCTGGACGGTGCTTCATGTCCGCCAGATGACACAAGCATTCAAAGAGGCTTTAATGCACTCAGGATTCAGTTTTGTTGAGGTGATTTCGCCCTGCCCGACGGTTTATGGCCGGCGTAATCAGTTGGGTTCGGGCCTTGAGATTGTGAAGTATTATCAGGAAAAGTCGGTGGTCAGGAATGATATTGACACCCGGGAGTGTGAAATAACCTATCAAGGTCCGATCGTTGTCGGAAGGTTTGTTCAGAAGCAAAAGCCCACCTATCTTGAGATGATGAACCAATTTTTGCGCACGACTGTGGGCGAAAAGTTTGTACCGTATCAAGGACCAATGGAAGATGGAGATTAA
- a CDS encoding heterodisulfide reductase-related iron-sulfur binding cluster, with the protein MKSNLPSIRSFAFVCERVSGQVSEDFLLKNGFGYRRVTCIGQVGTGSILRAFEYGADRVVLFGCSEQECRHEIGAQNARKQVEISRQILRLMGFNPEQVQFVPVSGPVSFDDLFARTARVEEKFLNKQPINLEQEFGDKDFEKFVKQSGFVCIECGRCSGVCPVARTGLGFSPRRLMQKALTENTVVNTKVIYACLGCDMCKTVCPSGKSIAEEVLRLRALAFQEGTQPVLAHDGVMQTLGRMMAKTTLIQNRRDWVGAELRVVDKGEIALWTGCAPYFDVLFKELEVNPVQTLRNAVRIMNRLGIEPVVLSDERCCGHDLLWLGDVRTVKKLARYNLNQLQDAGVKEVVFLCPDCLRTFKLDYPRIAGIQSPGLRLRHISEFLLEHGFKPVGNGKRLRVTYHDPCRLSRHLGVEDAPRQLIAQVNGVELVEMEHNRNEALCCGGTSWLECGAAVRLLQDRRLQEWQAVQAETLITGCGRCEIHLRCAQLNRGNKDALRVVNLIDFISDKE; encoded by the coding sequence ATGAAAAGTAATTTGCCTTCAATCAGGAGTTTTGCTTTCGTCTGTGAACGGGTTTCCGGACAGGTGTCAGAAGATTTTTTGTTGAAAAACGGGTTCGGATATCGGAGGGTAACCTGTATCGGTCAGGTCGGAACTGGTTCGATATTACGTGCCTTTGAGTATGGTGCCGACCGGGTTGTACTTTTCGGTTGTTCGGAGCAGGAGTGCCGGCACGAGATTGGCGCACAAAATGCCCGAAAACAGGTTGAAATTAGCCGGCAGATTTTAAGACTGATGGGGTTTAATCCCGAGCAGGTTCAATTCGTTCCCGTGTCGGGACCGGTTTCGTTTGATGACTTGTTCGCGAGAACGGCAAGGGTTGAAGAGAAGTTTCTTAACAAACAACCGATTAATTTAGAGCAAGAGTTCGGTGATAAAGATTTTGAAAAGTTCGTCAAACAGAGTGGTTTTGTATGTATTGAATGTGGCAGGTGTAGCGGAGTGTGTCCGGTTGCCCGAACCGGTCTTGGTTTTTCACCCCGGCGGTTGATGCAAAAGGCGTTGACCGAAAATACGGTTGTGAATACGAAGGTCATTTATGCCTGTTTAGGGTGTGATATGTGTAAAACGGTTTGTCCCTCCGGAAAGAGTATTGCGGAAGAGGTGTTGCGGTTAAGGGCGCTGGCGTTTCAGGAGGGGACGCAGCCGGTGCTGGCACACGATGGTGTTATGCAAACTTTAGGGAGAATGATGGCAAAAACGACTTTGATTCAGAACCGGCGGGACTGGGTTGGTGCCGAACTGCGAGTTGTTGATAAAGGTGAAATCGCCCTCTGGACTGGATGCGCACCCTATTTTGATGTGCTGTTTAAGGAGTTGGAGGTGAATCCAGTCCAAACATTGCGTAATGCGGTACGGATTATGAACCGATTGGGGATTGAGCCGGTGGTGCTTTCTGATGAGCGTTGTTGCGGACACGATTTGTTATGGTTGGGTGATGTCCGTACCGTAAAGAAACTTGCCCGCTACAACTTAAATCAATTGCAGGATGCAGGGGTGAAAGAGGTGGTATTTCTCTGCCCGGACTGTTTGCGGACATTCAAACTGGATTACCCGCGTATTGCCGGAATTCAATCGCCCGGGTTGAGATTAAGACATATAAGTGAGTTCTTACTGGAGCATGGGTTTAAACCCGTTGGTAATGGGAAGCGATTGCGGGTTACCTACCATGACCCGTGCCGACTGAGTAGACATTTAGGGGTAGAAGATGCACCGCGTCAGTTGATTGCCCAGGTCAACGGGGTTGAGCTGGTTGAGATGGAGCACAACCGTAACGAGGCGTTGTGTTGTGGGGGCACATCGTGGCTGGAGTGTGGAGCGGCGGTAAGACTGCTTCAGGACCGGCGGTTGCAGGAGTGGCAGGCGGTCCAGGCGGAAACTCTGATTACCGGCTGCGGCAGGTGTGAAATTCATCTCCGCTGCGCCCAATTGAACCGGGGTAACAAAGATGCGCTGCGGGTTGTGAATTTAATTGATTTTATAAGCGATAAGGAGTAG
- a CDS encoding 2-oxoacid:acceptor oxidoreductase subunit alpha, whose product MKNSDVVLTGAHFLDGDHACAEGAIVAGCRFFAGYPITPSTEIAERIAQRFPMVGGTFIQMEDELASMAAVLGAAWAGTKAMTVTSGPGFSLMQENIGLGVMTETPCVVVNVQRGGPSTGLPTLTGQQDMMQARWGSHGDYEIIALAPASPQECFDLTITCFNFAEQFRVPVLFMMDECVGHMTEKVVIPEPDKIRLVPRRWYRGPREQYRPFKPDEDGVPAMVRAGKDYRIHITGLTHDERGYPVINAECQNWCVTHLVEKIRKNREKIVIVDEYQLNDAEVVVVAYGISARVAFKAIEDARARGVKVGMLRLITVWPFPESKIKQLAERVKAFVMPEINLGQMYLELQRVVGGRAQTRHVPHCGGWVHDPKNIFEAIMESAR is encoded by the coding sequence GTGAAGAACAGTGATGTTGTGCTGACCGGTGCACATTTTCTTGATGGTGACCACGCCTGTGCTGAGGGGGCGATTGTGGCTGGTTGTCGTTTCTTTGCCGGTTATCCAATAACCCCTTCCACCGAGATTGCGGAACGAATTGCCCAGCGGTTTCCGATGGTCGGTGGCACATTTATTCAGATGGAAGACGAACTGGCTTCAATGGCGGCGGTGCTGGGTGCAGCATGGGCAGGAACTAAAGCGATGACCGTTACCTCGGGTCCTGGTTTTTCGTTAATGCAGGAGAATATCGGGCTCGGGGTGATGACCGAAACTCCCTGTGTCGTAGTTAATGTCCAGCGGGGTGGTCCTTCAACTGGATTACCCACTTTAACCGGGCAACAAGATATGATGCAAGCCCGGTGGGGTTCACACGGTGATTATGAGATTATCGCTCTGGCACCGGCTTCACCCCAGGAGTGTTTCGATTTGACGATTACCTGTTTTAATTTTGCCGAACAATTTCGAGTCCCGGTTTTGTTTATGATGGATGAATGTGTAGGGCATATGACCGAAAAGGTGGTCATCCCGGAGCCGGATAAAATCCGTTTGGTACCAAGAAGGTGGTATCGTGGTCCGCGAGAACAGTATCGTCCTTTTAAACCGGATGAGGATGGTGTACCAGCAATGGTCCGGGCAGGAAAGGATTACCGGATTCATATTACCGGATTGACCCATGATGAACGGGGTTATCCGGTGATCAATGCCGAATGTCAGAACTGGTGCGTTACCCATCTGGTTGAAAAAATCCGCAAGAATCGGGAGAAAATAGTTATCGTAGATGAGTACCAACTAAATGATGCCGAGGTGGTTGTTGTTGCTTACGGAATCAGCGCCCGGGTGGCGTTCAAGGCGATTGAAGACGCCCGGGCACGCGGCGTTAAGGTCGGAATGTTGCGGTTGATTACGGTCTGGCCCTTCCCGGAAAGTAAGATTAAACAACTGGCAGAGAGAGTAAAGGCGTTTGTTATGCCCGAGATAAATCTGGGTCAAATGTATCTGGAGCTGCAAAGGGTGGTTGGGGGGCGGGCGCAGACGCGACATGTTCCCCATTGTGGTGGTTGGGTTCATGACCCGAAAAACATCTTTGAGGCGATAATGGAGAGTGCGCGATGA
- a CDS encoding 2-oxoacid:acceptor oxidoreductase family protein, which yields MEIKLSGFGGQGIIMMGMVLGRAATLYDNKYATLTQSFGPEARGGACSAQLIISEERVLYPYLTAPDILVAMSQEAYEKFEPTLKDDGVLIWEENLVRPHNHLGRVKEFAIPATRIAEGLGNRMYANMVMLGFLVAVTGVVPKEALVKAVQDILPARLLEKNLIALEKGYQVGIEKRRA from the coding sequence ATGGAGATTAAACTTTCCGGATTTGGCGGCCAGGGGATTATAATGATGGGGATGGTGTTAGGCCGTGCGGCAACGCTTTATGATAATAAGTATGCCACCCTGACGCAAAGTTTCGGTCCCGAAGCAAGAGGGGGTGCCTGTTCGGCACAGTTGATTATTTCTGAGGAGCGGGTGCTTTATCCTTATCTGACAGCGCCAGACATTTTAGTGGCAATGTCTCAGGAAGCCTATGAAAAGTTCGAGCCCACATTGAAGGATGACGGGGTGCTCATCTGGGAGGAAAATCTGGTACGACCGCATAACCACCTGGGCCGGGTCAAGGAGTTTGCGATTCCGGCGACAAGAATTGCCGAGGGGCTTGGAAATCGGATGTACGCCAATATGGTGATGCTCGGATTTTTGGTTGCGGTGACCGGCGTTGTGCCCAAGGAGGCTCTGGTTAAAGCGGTTCAGGACATACTGCCGGCGCGACTCCTCGAAAAAAATCTCATTGCACTGGAGAAGGGGTATCAGGTCGGAATAGAAAAGAGGCGGGCGTGA
- a CDS encoding FAD-dependent oxidoreductase, protein MNPAKGRLSFKEMLYGKGASLRVGEREFQIVAAPPSPCRVACPAGVNVKAYVGLIAAGEFVRALEVVRQTNPFPGICGRVCTHPCEKECRRAELDEPVAIRALKRFIADYAVNQLQAVLPKETVKRSQRVAVVGAGPAGLTAANDLIRFGYQVTIFEAQEKPGGMLLWGIPPFRLPRPVIEQEIDSVLGLGVEIFTGTKIDEPAQLLKDGYAAVFYAPGCQKSLRLGLALEDELAGVIDALSFLKMAFTGDIKNLPGRVLVIGGGNSAIDAARVAKRLGAEEVWIVYRRSRTEMPADEEEISQAEAEGVRIEYLTQPVEFVHKDGKVSGLKCVRNTLGAPDDSGRRKPIPIPDSLFVIGANWVITALGQKVEKDVNQLPVGVFVGGDAASGPATVIDAIASGHRGAKAIHKFISNEDETTPVSEVQLEVQVPVLTAVPMSRVKLGHLAPEKRNIFAEVEAPLTPEQAVQEAERCLRCGFCGECVRCHRTCPKHQVVVQTVDKSESVLMRIHSLETVLPDNVEELAVELQVNAGSGDKTIPAVIQPLVVKVEKELCRGCGRCVEICPHEAISRQVWYAGIQVAAVDNQRCRGCGNCLPVCPSGALQSSFKLASAVFTGSDEK, encoded by the coding sequence GTGAACCCGGCAAAGGGACGGCTGAGTTTCAAGGAGATGCTTTATGGGAAGGGGGCGAGTTTACGAGTTGGCGAGCGGGAGTTTCAAATCGTGGCGGCGCCACCATCGCCCTGTCGGGTTGCCTGTCCGGCTGGTGTTAATGTCAAGGCTTATGTTGGGTTAATTGCCGCCGGCGAATTTGTCCGGGCGCTGGAGGTGGTGCGACAGACCAATCCTTTTCCTGGAATCTGCGGCCGCGTCTGTACCCATCCCTGTGAGAAAGAGTGCCGGCGGGCGGAATTGGATGAACCGGTCGCAATCAGAGCCCTGAAACGTTTTATCGCCGATTATGCGGTCAATCAACTACAGGCGGTATTACCAAAAGAGACCGTTAAACGGTCGCAACGCGTAGCGGTTGTTGGTGCTGGTCCAGCAGGTTTGACTGCGGCAAACGACCTAATCCGGTTCGGGTATCAGGTGACGATTTTTGAGGCACAGGAAAAACCGGGTGGTATGCTGTTGTGGGGTATTCCGCCTTTTCGTCTGCCACGGCCGGTTATTGAACAGGAGATTGACTCGGTTCTTGGATTGGGAGTGGAAATTTTTACCGGGACGAAAATCGACGAGCCGGCACAACTTCTGAAAGATGGTTATGCGGCGGTGTTTTATGCTCCGGGCTGTCAGAAAAGCTTGCGTCTGGGGCTGGCTCTGGAGGATGAACTTGCCGGAGTGATAGACGCCCTTTCATTTTTGAAAATGGCGTTTACCGGCGATATTAAAAATTTGCCCGGTAGGGTACTGGTGATTGGCGGCGGAAATTCGGCGATTGATGCCGCAAGAGTGGCAAAGCGGTTAGGGGCTGAGGAGGTTTGGATTGTTTACCGCCGGAGCCGAACAGAAATGCCCGCCGATGAAGAGGAAATTTCCCAGGCAGAGGCAGAGGGTGTCAGAATTGAATATTTGACCCAGCCGGTAGAGTTTGTTCATAAGGATGGCAAGGTTAGCGGATTGAAATGTGTCCGTAATACGCTGGGCGCGCCCGATGATTCGGGGCGAAGAAAACCGATACCGATTCCGGATTCGCTTTTTGTGATTGGTGCTAATTGGGTTATCACCGCACTGGGCCAGAAGGTGGAAAAGGATGTAAATCAACTGCCCGTTGGGGTTTTTGTCGGGGGAGATGCTGCGAGTGGCCCGGCAACGGTGATTGATGCCATCGCCAGCGGCCATCGGGGTGCAAAGGCGATTCATAAATTTATCAGCAACGAGGATGAGACGACGCCAGTTTCTGAAGTGCAACTTGAAGTTCAGGTTCCGGTTCTGACCGCGGTGCCCATGAGCAGGGTCAAGTTAGGACATCTGGCACCGGAAAAGCGAAACATCTTTGCCGAGGTTGAGGCACCGTTAACACCAGAGCAGGCGGTTCAGGAGGCGGAGCGCTGTTTACGATGCGGTTTTTGTGGGGAATGTGTTCGCTGCCATCGGACCTGTCCGAAACATCAGGTGGTAGTTCAGACCGTGGACAAATCTGAGTCGGTACTAATGCGAATTCATTCGCTGGAAACTGTCTTGCCCGATAATGTTGAAGAACTGGCGGTGGAGTTACAAGTTAATGCAGGCAGCGGGGACAAGACGATTCCAGCGGTAATTCAGCCTTTGGTTGTTAAAGTAGAGAAGGAGTTGTGTCGCGGATGCGGAAGGTGTGTTGAGATTTGTCCCCATGAGGCGATTAGCAGGCAGGTGTGGTATGCAGGTATTCAGGTTGCAGCCGTTGACAACCAGCGTTGTCGCGGATGCGGTAACTGTTTACCTGTTTGTCCGAGCGGTGCTCTACAAAGTTCTTTCAAATTAGCATCGGCAGTTTTTACCGGTAGCGATGAAAAGTAA
- a CDS encoding 4Fe-4S dicluster domain-containing protein encodes MKLWRKPLDAEQKKPPHGIVHILIERCKGCGFCITFCPKQVLEASTDFNRRGYHPPIVKYPERCVNCGLCTAICAEFAIWTTPEQESEKVMTGGTGEEQ; translated from the coding sequence ATGAAACTGTGGCGCAAACCTTTAGATGCGGAGCAAAAGAAGCCGCCCCATGGTATTGTTCACATCCTGATTGAGCGGTGCAAGGGATGCGGTTTCTGTATTACCTTTTGTCCGAAACAGGTACTTGAAGCATCAACCGATTTCAATCGGCGGGGTTATCACCCGCCGATTGTCAAATACCCTGAGCGTTGCGTTAATTGCGGATTGTGTACTGCTATCTGTGCCGAGTTCGCTATCTGGACAACGCCGGAGCAGGAATCCGAGAAGGTAATGACCGGAGGCACGGGTGAAGAACAGTGA